In Gracilibacillus salitolerans, the sequence GTGGAAAACATCGAAGATTTATGGAGCAACACTTTAGAGTTAATTAAGGATAAAGTAAGTAAACCAAGCTATGATACCTGGTTGAAAAATACTTCTGTTGATCAATTAAAGGAAGATACGGTTATCATCTCTGCTCCAAATGAATTTACAAGAGACTGGCTTGAATCAAGATATACAATGATCATTTCTGATGCTCTATATGAACTTACAGGTGCAAAATTAGCTGTGAAATTTGTCATTCCTGAAAGTACAGATGACACAACAGAAGAATTCACTCAAATGAAAAAGAAAAAAACTGTACCGACACAAAATAGTGAAACATCGCCTAAATCAATGTTAAATGATAAATACACATTTGAAACATTTGTCATTGGTTCTGGTAACAGATTCGCTCATGCTGCATCATTAGCAGTTGCGGAAGCTCCAGCAAAGGCATATAACCCTTTATTTATTTATGGTGGTGTCGGCCTTGGAAAAACACACTTAATGCATGCGATTGGTCATTATGTATTAGATCACAATCCAACCGCGAAAGTAGTGTATCTTTCATCTGAAAAGTTTACGAATGAATTCATCAATTCCATTCGTGATAACAAAGCTGTGAATTTCCGTAATAAATATCGTAATGTTGACGTCTTATTAATTGATGATATTCAATTTCTTGCTGGAAAAGAACAAACACAAGAAGAATTTTTCCATACGTTTAATACTTTACATGAGGAAAATAAACAAATTATTATCTCCAGTGACAGGCCACCTAAGGAAATTCCAACATTGGAAGATCGACTGCGTTCTCGATTTGAATGGGGACTTATTACGGACATTACACCTCCTGATTTGGAGACAAGGATTGCTATACTTAGGAAAAAAGCAAAAGCAGAAGGTTTAGACATACCTAATGAAGTGATGCTGTATATTGCAAATCAAATTGATACTAACATTAGAGAATTAGAAGGGGCATTAATACGAGTAGTTGCCTATTCATCTCTTATTAACCAGGATATTGATGCTTCGTTAGCAGCTGAAGCATTAAAAGATATTATCCCTTCTTCCAGACCAAAAGTAATTACGATACAGCATATTCAAGAAGAAATCGGAAAACGGTATAACGTTAAGTTAGAGGAATTCTCTGCTAAAAAACGTACTAAATCTATTGCATTTCCAAGACAAATTGCCATGTATTTGTCTAGAGAACTAACGGATTTTTCACTACCTAAAATAGGTGAAGAATTCGGTGGAAGAGATCACACAACCGTTATTCACGCACATGAAAAAATATCAAAGTTAATAGCTACAGATGAATTATTAAGTAAAGAGATTGAAGAAATAAAAGAACAATTAAAATCTATGTAACTTAACTTTCATACTGCTATTTACTTGTGGGTATTGTGGATAAATGGAACAAACATGCAAACAAGTTATTCACATCTGGATAACTTAATCAAACTAGGGATATTGAAGTTATCCACATAATCACATGCCCTATTACTATTATTACGGTATTATATTAATAATAAATAAATATATTCCTCAAGGAGGATTAAAATGAAAATTGTAATAAATAGAGATAAATTAATGGAAAGTATTCAACATGTAACAAAAGCTATTTCATCGAAAACTGCCATTCCTATTTTGGCTGGGCTAAAAATCCAAGCGACACATAATGGTATAACGTTAACGGGTAGTAACTCCGATATTACAATTGAATCTTTTATTCCAGTAGAAGAAGAAGGAATTCAATTTATTGATGAAATTGAGCAAGGAGAAATTATTGTTCATGCGAAGTATTTCCCAGAAATCATAAGAAAATTACCTTCTCCAACCGTTCAAATAAACGTAGATGAACAGTTGCAAATCACAATACAATCTGGTCATGCTGAATTCCATTTAAATGGACAAGATGCCGAAGAATATCCGCAAATGTCACAAATTCAAACCGATACACATTTTGAATTACCAATTAACCTATTAAAAAATATGATTAAACAAACTGTATTTGCGGTATCTACTTCTGAAACACGTCCGATTTTAACTGGGGTTAATCTTAAAGTGGAAGAAGAGCAACTGCATTTTATAGCAACAGATAGTCATCGTTTGGCTGCAAGTAAAATACCTTTACAAGATGTAATCAATAACTTTCCCTTTGATCAAGTTGTTATTCCGGGAAAAAGTTTAAACGAATTAAGCAAAATTCTAGATGATACAGAAGATAAAATTCAAATCAGTATTAGTGAAAATCAAATCGCATTTCAAAATAATCACTTATACTTTTTATCACGCTTACTAGATGGAAAATATCCAGAAACTTCACGCTTAATTCCCGAAGAAAGCAAAACCGTGATTCATGCTGACACAAAAACACTTCTGCAAGCAGTGGATCGTGCATCATTACTTGCAAAAGATAATCATAATAATGTTATTCGACTACAAACCAAAGACCAGGAAATTGTTGAAATTTCAAGTAATTCACCAGAAATAGGGAAAGTAGAAGAAGAAATTACCGTAGCTAAAATGAATGGTGAAGAATTAAAAATATCATTCAGTTCAAAATATATGATTGATGCATTAAAAATAATGGAAACAGAGCAAGTAAAAATAGAATTCACCGGAGCAATGCGACCATTCATTATTAAACCAATCGATCACGACCAAATATTACAACTAATCTTACCAGTCAGAACATATTAGTCAGTACAGAGAGCCAAACAAGTTAGTTGAAAAAGTAAACACGCGTTTCAGTAAATGAAACGCGTGTTTTTTTATCAAAAAGGAAATGACAGAGCAAATCAAACTAATTTTAATTTATCCAAAAAATGGAACGTATAATATGATGAACTATTGGAATTAGCATGAGATCGACTTTTTAGATATGTCATTTTATCCTTTTATAAAAAATAATTAGTAGGTTTACTTTTATATTTGTCAAATGTTTAGTAAAATAGATAGAAGGGCTATACTAATAACCAATATCTTTCTTGATAATAAAGTAGGTGAAACGATGGAAGAAAAAATTGAAATTTCAACAGATTATATCCCTTTAGGACAGTTTTTAAAATTGGCCAATATTCTTGAGTCGGGTGGCATGATTAAAGTTTTTTTACAAGAAAATGGTGTCTATGTAAATGACGAGTTAGAAACACGTCGCGGTAAAAAACTTTATCCTGGGGATACAGTCTATGTAGAAGATGTTGGTACGTTCGTTGTAACAAAAAGTGCTGAATAAGGTTAAATTCGGAAGGAAATTCGAATGTATATACAACAATTAAGTTTAACTAATTATCGCAACTATGATCATTTATTTGTTCAGTTCGATGATAAAATAAACGTGATTATTGGGGAAAATGCTCAAGGGAAAACAAACTTAATGGAAGCTATATATGTGTTAGGGTTCTCCAAATCACATCGAACCACAAAAGATAAAGAATTAATTCAATGGGAGCAAAACTATGCTAAAATAGAAGGTAGTGTATTTAAAAGGAATCAACAGTTTCCCTTGGAAATACAATTCACCAATAAAGGAAAAAAAGCTAAATTAAACCATTTAGAGCAACAACGTCTTAGTGATTATATTGGCGCCTTAAACATTGTTATGTTTGCACCGGAAGATTTAAATCTGGTGAAAGGGAGCCCTCAAATTAGAAGACGTTTTATTGATATGGAAATAGGCCAAATTCAGCCAATCTATATTTATCATCTTGGACAATATGTCAAAATCTTAAAGCAGCGAAATCATTTATTGAAGCAACTTCAAAGGCGTAAATCAAATGATCTCACGATGCTACGTGTACTGACAGATCAAATAATCGAACATGCTGCCATTATTTTAGAAAAACGTTTTATATTTATGAAACGATTACGTACCTGGGCAAATGAGATACATAGAGGAATCAGCAGAGGAATTGAAGATTTGGATCTGCAATATGCTCCTACTATCAATGTATCAGAGGCAGATGAAAAGGAAAATATAGTAACAGTTCTAAAAGAATCATTTGAGAGGTTAGAAACGAAAGAAGTTGAGCGTGGCACGACCTTGATAGGTCCACATAGAGATGATTTGATCTTTCATGTAAATGGGAAAAATGTCCAGACTTTTGGTTCACAAGGTCAACAAAGAACAACTGCGCTATCTTTGAAACTTGCAGAAATAGAACTTATATATCAGGAAATTAATGATTATCCTATTTTGCTTTTAGATGATGTCCTAAGTGAATTAGATGATTTCAGACAATCCCATTTATTAGATACAATTGAAGGAAAAGTCCAAACCTTTGTCTCTACAACCAGTGTTGATGGTATTCATCACCAAACACTAGAGAAGGCAGAGATTTTTAGAATAGATAACGGAAAAATAATCGAGTAAAAAGTAGGGATATTATGTTTATTCACATTGGGGATGACCATGTTATTCAATCAAAAGATGTGATAGGAATAATTGATTATAGTTTAGTAACATCTTCTTCCATAAACGAAGAGATGCTAGATGAATTGAAACAAAAGCAACAAGTAATTGTATCGGATGAGGAATTAACGAAGGCAGTGGTTATTACTGCTGATAATGTATATTACAGCCCGTTATCAGTCCTAACGTTAAAGAAAAGGGCAAGTATGATTTCTACCATTAGCAGGTTAGAGGATTATTCTGAAAATAGTGATGAAGAATAAAGATTATCAATGAGAGAGAATGTAGGTGATTGAATTGACAATGGATGAGAATATGCCAATGGAACAAGCCTATGATGCCGATCAAATTCAAGTATTAGAAGGCTTAGAAGCAGTACGGAAAAGACCAGGTATGTACATTGGATCAACGAATGAAAAGGGACTTCATCATTTAGTCTGGGAGATTGTTGATAATAGTATTGATGAAGCTCTAGCTGGTCATTGTGACCATATTCAAGTTTTTATTGAAGAAGATAATAGTATAACGGTAGTAGATAATGGTCGTGGAATCCCAGTCAGTATGCATGAGAAGACAGGTCGCCCAGCAGTCGAAACAATTATGACTGTTTTACATGCTGGAGGTAAATTTGGCGGCGGAGGTTATAAAGTTTCTGGTGGTCTGCATGGTGTGGGGGCTTCTGTTGTAAATGCCTTATCCAGTGAATTGGAAGTGCATGTACATCGTGATGGTAAATTATATAACATTAGCTTTTCTCGTGGTAAGCTAACCAATGATTTAGAGGTCATTGGAGATACAGATATTACGGGAACAAAAACTCGATTTAAACCAGATCCAGAAATATTTACAGAGTCGACTGTGTATCATTACGATATATTGGCAACAAGATTACGTGAATTAGCCTTCTTGAATAAAGGGTTAAGCATTTCTATTAAGGATAATCGAGAAGATCAAGAAGAGGAAACTTTTTATTATGAAGGTGGAATCGGATCTTATGTTGAACATTTAAATCGTTCGAAAGAAGTTCTACATGAACCTTTTTATGCAGAAAAAGAAGAAGATAATATTCAAGTGGAAGTCGCTTTACAATATAACGACGGATTCGCAAGCAATATATATTCATTCGCTAATAATATTAGTACCCATGAAGGTGGAACACACGAATCAGGTTTTAAGACCGGTCTAACTCGTGTTATTAATGACTATGCGCGAAAGAATAATTTATTCAAAGAAAATGACCCGAATCTAACTGGTGATGATGTTAGAGAAGGTTTAACAGCGATTATTTCAATTAAAC encodes:
- the dnaA gene encoding chromosomal replication initiator protein DnaA, producing the protein MENIEDLWSNTLELIKDKVSKPSYDTWLKNTSVDQLKEDTVIISAPNEFTRDWLESRYTMIISDALYELTGAKLAVKFVIPESTDDTTEEFTQMKKKKTVPTQNSETSPKSMLNDKYTFETFVIGSGNRFAHAASLAVAEAPAKAYNPLFIYGGVGLGKTHLMHAIGHYVLDHNPTAKVVYLSSEKFTNEFINSIRDNKAVNFRNKYRNVDVLLIDDIQFLAGKEQTQEEFFHTFNTLHEENKQIIISSDRPPKEIPTLEDRLRSRFEWGLITDITPPDLETRIAILRKKAKAEGLDIPNEVMLYIANQIDTNIRELEGALIRVVAYSSLINQDIDASLAAEALKDIIPSSRPKVITIQHIQEEIGKRYNVKLEEFSAKKRTKSIAFPRQIAMYLSRELTDFSLPKIGEEFGGRDHTTVIHAHEKISKLIATDELLSKEIEEIKEQLKSM
- the yaaA gene encoding S4 domain-containing protein YaaA; the protein is MEEKIEISTDYIPLGQFLKLANILESGGMIKVFLQENGVYVNDELETRRGKKLYPGDTVYVEDVGTFVVTKSAE
- the gyrB gene encoding DNA topoisomerase (ATP-hydrolyzing) subunit B, translating into MPMEQAYDADQIQVLEGLEAVRKRPGMYIGSTNEKGLHHLVWEIVDNSIDEALAGHCDHIQVFIEEDNSITVVDNGRGIPVSMHEKTGRPAVETIMTVLHAGGKFGGGGYKVSGGLHGVGASVVNALSSELEVHVHRDGKLYNISFSRGKLTNDLEVIGDTDITGTKTRFKPDPEIFTESTVYHYDILATRLRELAFLNKGLSISIKDNREDQEEETFYYEGGIGSYVEHLNRSKEVLHEPFYAEKEEDNIQVEVALQYNDGFASNIYSFANNISTHEGGTHESGFKTGLTRVINDYARKNNLFKENDPNLTGDDVREGLTAIISIKHPDPQFEGQTKTKLGNSEARTITDSAFSELFSKFLFENPNTARIIVDKGLMASRARMAAKKARELTRRKGALEVSNLPGKLADCSSRDAKISELYIVEGDSAGGSAKQGRDRHFQAILPLRGKILNVEKARLDRILSNNEIRSIITALGTGIGEEFDISKARYHKIVIMTDADVDGAHIRTLLLTFFFRFMRPLIDYGYIYIAQPPLYQIKQGKAVHYTYSDKELDQLLAELPKQPKPGLQRYKGLGEMNATQLWETTMDPDGRTLLQVSLEDAMEADQIFDMLMGDKVEPRRNFIQDNAVYVKNLDI
- the recF gene encoding DNA replication/repair protein RecF (All proteins in this family for which functions are known are DNA-binding proteins that assist the filamentation of RecA onto DNA for the initiation of recombination or recombinational repair.) — encoded protein: MYIQQLSLTNYRNYDHLFVQFDDKINVIIGENAQGKTNLMEAIYVLGFSKSHRTTKDKELIQWEQNYAKIEGSVFKRNQQFPLEIQFTNKGKKAKLNHLEQQRLSDYIGALNIVMFAPEDLNLVKGSPQIRRRFIDMEIGQIQPIYIYHLGQYVKILKQRNHLLKQLQRRKSNDLTMLRVLTDQIIEHAAIILEKRFIFMKRLRTWANEIHRGISRGIEDLDLQYAPTINVSEADEKENIVTVLKESFERLETKEVERGTTLIGPHRDDLIFHVNGKNVQTFGSQGQQRTTALSLKLAEIELIYQEINDYPILLLDDVLSELDDFRQSHLLDTIEGKVQTFVSTTSVDGIHHQTLEKAEIFRIDNGKIIE
- the dnaN gene encoding DNA polymerase III subunit beta, producing MKIVINRDKLMESIQHVTKAISSKTAIPILAGLKIQATHNGITLTGSNSDITIESFIPVEEEGIQFIDEIEQGEIIVHAKYFPEIIRKLPSPTVQINVDEQLQITIQSGHAEFHLNGQDAEEYPQMSQIQTDTHFELPINLLKNMIKQTVFAVSTSETRPILTGVNLKVEEEQLHFIATDSHRLAASKIPLQDVINNFPFDQVVIPGKSLNELSKILDDTEDKIQISISENQIAFQNNHLYFLSRLLDGKYPETSRLIPEESKTVIHADTKTLLQAVDRASLLAKDNHNNVIRLQTKDQEIVEISSNSPEIGKVEEEITVAKMNGEELKISFSSKYMIDALKIMETEQVKIEFTGAMRPFIIKPIDHDQILQLILPVRTY
- the remB gene encoding extracellular matrix regulator RemB → MFIHIGDDHVIQSKDVIGIIDYSLVTSSSINEEMLDELKQKQQVIVSDEELTKAVVITADNVYYSPLSVLTLKKRASMISTISRLEDYSENSDEE